One Ignisphaera sp. DNA segment encodes these proteins:
- a CDS encoding 30S ribosomal protein S3ae, whose product MSSTMKFRLTGRERWRLKKWYTVISPQVFGSLPVTSTPSDEPWKLLGRVIEITLYDLTGDITQVHVHLYLQIYKVDLEKEEAYTIFKGHELARDYVRSLTRRKSSKIVAIFNVTTKDGYIIRPTVATWTTYRCNASQKHSIRKIMMELVTKIASEKTFDEFINGMIFGDFAQAIFNEVKKIYPVRKVEFVKSKLLAVATAEGPRKAVIIPKPNVLEAAFL is encoded by the coding sequence ATGTCCAGTACAATGAAGTTTAGATTGACTGGTAGAGAGAGATGGAGGCTTAAGAAATGGTATACGGTTATATCGCCACAAGTATTTGGCTCTCTACCAGTTACTTCAACACCTAGTGATGAGCCCTGGAAACTACTTGGACGAGTTATCGAGATAACTCTATATGACTTAACTGGAGATATAACACAGGTACATGTTCATCTATATCTGCAGATATATAAAGTTGATCTAGAGAAAGAAGAGGCCTATACGATATTTAAAGGACATGAACTTGCTAGGGACTATGTCAGAAGTTTGACAAGGAGAAAAAGTAGCAAAATTGTGGCAATATTTAATGTTACAACCAAGGATGGGTATATAATTAGGCCTACTGTTGCAACATGGACTACATATAGATGTAACGCCAGTCAAAAACATAGTATAAGGAAAATAATGATGGAGCTTGTAACAAAGATAGCATCTGAAAAAACTTTTGATGAATTTATAAACGGTATGATTTTTGGAGATTTTGCTCAAGCAATATTCAATGAGGTTAAGAAGATATATCCAGTAAGAAAGGTTGAATTCGTTAAATCCAAGCTTTTAGCAGTAGCTACAGCCGAAGGTCCAAGGAAGGCCGTCATAATTCCTAAACCAAATGTTTTAGAAGCAGCATTTCTTTAA
- the spt4 gene encoding transcription elongation factor subunit Spt4 produces the protein MSRGVKTFKACLRCKALVKPDEEICPICGSNEFTHEWSGIVIVVDPQKSEVAKILNIKTPGRYALKVGA, from the coding sequence ATGAGTAGGGGTGTCAAGACGTTCAAAGCTTGTTTAAGATGTAAAGCTCTTGTTAAACCTGATGAAGAGATATGCCCTATATGTGGATCAAATGAATTCACACATGAGTGGAGTGGCATAGTTATCGTAGTAGATCCTCAGAAATCTGAAGTAGCGAAGATCTTAAACATAAAAACACCTGGTAGATACGCTTTAAAAGTTGGTGCATAA
- the eno gene encoding phosphopyruvate hydratase: protein MVNLYLIKYVDALQVIDSRGDPTVEVYIETIGGGIGRAIAPAGASRGKFEAVEIRDGDANRYKGRGVLRAIGNVVNYIASAIQGMDSRKQFEIDRVLIELDGTQNKEKIGGNAMIATSLAVAKAAADTAKLPLFQYLGGTRARVLPVPMLNIINGGAHAGNELAVQEFMIVPIGFDRFSEALRAAVEIYKELKSFLKSQYGASATNVGDEGGFAPPMKLVSEAISALAKSIRNCGYDIENQIRISLDAAASQFYVENKDVYRIDGQELSRDKLIEYWKKLTDEYALLSIEDPFNEDDFEGYADLRRALKGKTIIVGDDLTVTNVNRLSEAIKRDAVSGVIVKPNQVGTLSETLEFIEMSKQNSIVTIISHRSGESEDTSIAHIATAVGGPFIKTGAPARGERTVKYNELLRIEKILGSEAVYAGKYVLR from the coding sequence ATGGTAAACCTCTATTTGATAAAATATGTAGATGCCCTTCAGGTTATTGATTCTAGAGGAGACCCTACAGTTGAGGTGTATATTGAAACAATTGGTGGCGGTATAGGTAGAGCTATAGCTCCTGCTGGCGCGTCAAGAGGTAAGTTTGAAGCTGTTGAGATAAGGGATGGAGATGCGAATAGATATAAAGGCAGAGGAGTTCTCAGGGCTATAGGCAATGTTGTGAATTATATTGCTTCAGCTATACAGGGTATGGATTCTAGAAAACAGTTTGAAATAGACAGAGTACTCATAGAGCTTGACGGGACTCAGAATAAAGAGAAAATTGGTGGTAACGCTATGATAGCAACAAGTTTAGCTGTAGCAAAAGCTGCGGCTGATACTGCTAAACTACCGTTATTCCAGTATCTTGGAGGAACAAGAGCTAGAGTTCTTCCCGTACCTATGCTGAACATAATAAATGGTGGAGCACATGCAGGTAATGAGCTCGCTGTACAGGAGTTTATGATAGTTCCTATAGGATTTGATAGATTTTCAGAGGCACTCAGGGCGGCAGTAGAAATATATAAGGAATTGAAATCATTCCTTAAATCACAATACGGTGCTTCTGCCACTAATGTAGGTGATGAAGGGGGATTTGCACCACCTATGAAGCTTGTTAGCGAGGCCATATCTGCTCTAGCTAAATCTATAAGGAATTGTGGATATGATATAGAAAATCAAATTAGGATATCGCTTGATGCAGCAGCTTCACAATTCTATGTTGAGAATAAAGATGTATACAGGATTGATGGTCAAGAATTATCAAGGGATAAGCTCATAGAGTATTGGAAGAAGCTTACAGATGAGTATGCATTACTTAGCATAGAAGATCCATTTAATGAAGATGATTTCGAAGGATATGCCGATTTACGTAGAGCTCTCAAAGGCAAGACCATAATCGTAGGAGACGATTTAACGGTTACAAATGTCAATAGGCTATCAGAAGCCATAAAGAGAGATGCGGTAAGTGGTGTAATAGTTAAGCCTAATCAAGTGGGAACATTATCAGAAACTCTAGAGTTTATTGAGATGTCTAAACAAAATAGTATAGTAACGATAATTAGTCATAGAAGTGGGGAAAGTGAAGACACATCAATAGCCCATATAGCTACAGCCGTTGGAGGACCATTCATAAAAACAGGTGCACCTGCAAGAGGAGAAAGAACAGTTAAATATAATGAGTTATTAAGAATAGAAAAGATTCTCGGTTCCGAAGCAGTTTATGCAGGAAAATACGTTTTAAGATAA
- the kae1 gene encoding KEOPS complex N(6)-L-threonylcarbamoyladenine synthase Kae1: MIVLGIESTAHTFGIGIVTDKDVDFVLADERIRYIPKEGGIHPREASRYFAENGPKAIEKALAKVDINPRSIDAIAVALGPGLGPCLRVGATIARALAVYLGKALVPVNHAVAHIEIGLKTTGLKDPVIVYLSGGNTAIVALVEKRYRVFGETIDIALGNLLDSLARDIGLAPPYIVNGLHVIDVCAEKGKNIIEELPYVVRGQDVSFSGLYTAALKAYKRGVDINDLCLTVREIAYNSIIEVSARALMHTKKKEIMIVGGVAASPILRNKFEALAHIYGANLGIVPPQYAVDNGVMIAWTGLLEYKSGIIVEPQKAIVNQRWRVDEVDIIWR, translated from the coding sequence GTGATTGTACTAGGGATAGAATCTACAGCACATACTTTTGGTATAGGGATTGTAACAGATAAGGATGTGGATTTTGTTCTTGCAGATGAAAGAATTAGGTATATACCAAAAGAAGGAGGTATACATCCTAGAGAAGCATCAAGATATTTTGCTGAAAATGGTCCGAAAGCTATTGAAAAAGCACTAGCTAAAGTAGATATAAATCCAAGATCTATAGACGCTATAGCGGTTGCATTAGGGCCGGGATTAGGACCATGTCTTAGAGTTGGAGCAACAATAGCTAGAGCATTAGCTGTATATCTAGGTAAAGCACTTGTTCCTGTAAATCATGCTGTTGCTCATATAGAGATAGGGCTGAAGACCACGGGTTTAAAAGACCCAGTTATTGTGTATCTCTCTGGTGGGAATACAGCTATAGTAGCTCTTGTAGAGAAAAGGTATAGAGTTTTCGGGGAAACAATAGATATTGCTTTAGGAAATCTTCTAGATTCGCTGGCTCGCGATATAGGATTAGCGCCACCATATATAGTTAATGGACTTCATGTTATTGATGTATGTGCTGAGAAAGGTAAAAATATAATTGAAGAACTACCATATGTTGTGAGAGGACAGGATGTATCTTTTTCAGGTTTATATACTGCTGCTCTTAAAGCCTATAAACGTGGTGTAGATATAAACGATCTATGTTTAACTGTTAGAGAGATAGCCTACAACAGTATTATCGAAGTATCTGCAAGGGCTCTTATGCATACAAAGAAGAAAGAGATCATGATTGTAGGCGGAGTTGCCGCAAGCCCTATTTTGAGAAATAAGTTTGAAGCATTAGCACATATATATGGAGCAAACCTGGGGATTGTACCTCCTCAGTATGCTGTAGATAATGGTGTCATGATTGCTTGGACAGGACTATTAGAATACAAATCCGGTATAATTGTAGAGCCACAAAAGGCTATAGTCAACCAGAGATGGAGAGTCGATGAGGTTGATATTATTTGGAGATAG
- a CDS encoding 30S ribosomal protein S15: protein MAGKKRDKGQSHSIRPVRVGPPKWVRYSIEEIGALAAELARMGYTPSMIGAILRDQYGIPLTKSVTGMKLTKLLEKFGVKYPIPEDLLRLMAKAVNLRRHISEHPKDTVSLRGLIETESKIKSMIKYYKSVGKLPQDFEYSPEKAEIWVSQYMGLGVQALQESQSATQGA from the coding sequence ATGGCCGGTAAAAAGAGGGATAAAGGTCAATCACACTCTATAAGGCCTGTTAGAGTAGGGCCCCCAAAATGGGTTAGATATAGCATAGAAGAAATAGGGGCGCTTGCAGCAGAATTAGCTAGAATGGGCTATACACCATCTATGATAGGTGCTATACTGAGGGATCAGTATGGTATACCGTTGACAAAAAGTGTAACAGGTATGAAGTTGACAAAACTTCTAGAGAAATTTGGTGTTAAATATCCGATACCTGAAGATCTATTGAGACTTATGGCTAAAGCAGTAAATCTTAGGAGACATATATCTGAACATCCTAAAGATACTGTTAGTTTGCGTGGATTAATAGAAACGGAATCGAAGATAAAATCTATGATAAAGTATTACAAGAGTGTTGGAAAGTTGCCGCAAGATTTTGAGTATTCTCCAGAAAAAGCAGAGATATGGGTATCTCAATATATGGGTCTAGGTGTGCAAGCGTTGCAAGAATCTCAATCAGCTACTCAAGGAGCTTAG
- a CDS encoding signal peptidase I, producing MMLKKIVDIVVNVFLIAVILFLIYANVMYYIYDQVVLAVVKGISMYPLLRENDIVIIVPSKDISLGDVIVFKNDRNEFVIHRTIAIATCSDGDIVYITKGDNNIYVDSHILSGVAYITSRECHIDDIKILKGYESHVKSVTQGNVIRGIPIDRVAGKALSISTMVVKITGLTPL from the coding sequence ATGATGCTTAAAAAAATTGTAGACATAGTTGTAAATGTTTTTCTGATAGCAGTCATACTGTTTCTGATTTATGCCAACGTGATGTACTACATTTATGATCAAGTGGTTTTAGCTGTCGTGAAAGGCATAAGTATGTATCCTCTTCTACGTGAGAACGATATAGTTATAATAGTACCTTCTAAAGACATAAGTTTAGGCGATGTAATAGTGTTTAAAAATGATAGAAATGAATTCGTGATACATCGCACTATAGCCATAGCTACATGTAGTGATGGAGATATAGTTTATATAACTAAGGGAGATAATAATATATATGTGGATAGCCATATCTTAAGCGGTGTTGCATATATAACTAGTAGAGAATGCCATATAGATGATATAAAGATTTTGAAGGGATACGAATCACATGTTAAATCGGTTACGCAAGGAAATGTAATTAGAGGAATACCTATAGATAGAGTAGCTGGTAAAGCACTTTCTATCTCAACAATGGTTGTGAAAATAACAGGTCTTACGCCCCTTTAG
- a CDS encoding 30S ribosomal protein S27ae has product MSKDTKSTYRSSLYEYDYNIGEIKLKNRLCPRCGSVMALHKVGRVRWHCGKCNYTLFVEEKAK; this is encoded by the coding sequence ATGTCTAAGGACACAAAATCGACATACAGATCAAGCCTCTATGAGTATGACTATAATATAGGAGAGATAAAGTTGAAGAATAGGCTCTGTCCACGTTGTGGCTCAGTAATGGCACTCCATAAAGTCGGTAGAGTTCGTTGGCATTGTGGCAAATGCAACTACACATTATTTGTTGAGGAAAAAGCGAAGTGA
- a CDS encoding XTP/dITP diphosphatase, whose product MIKLYFVTNNMGKFNEAKEILNSYGVSLERIDTEKIEIQSTSLEDIARYSAIHVYKQVRKPIIVEDSGLFIDALNGFPGPYSSYVYKTIGLKGILKLLQGENNRKAVFEAVVALALREDMVLTFKGVVEGYIALEIRGSKGFGYDPIFVPKEGEGKTFAEMDIHEKNMYSHRGKAFRSLGMWINMNIDKLKYIVL is encoded by the coding sequence ATGATTAAGCTATACTTTGTTACAAACAACATGGGTAAGTTTAATGAAGCTAAGGAAATACTAAATAGCTATGGAGTTTCTCTAGAACGTATAGATACTGAAAAAATAGAGATTCAGAGTACATCTTTAGAAGATATAGCTAGATACTCAGCTATACATGTATACAAGCAGGTAAGGAAACCCATTATTGTGGAGGATTCTGGACTGTTTATAGATGCTCTAAACGGTTTCCCGGGTCCTTACAGCAGTTATGTCTATAAAACCATAGGGTTAAAAGGGATATTAAAACTTCTACAAGGTGAAAACAATCGTAAAGCGGTATTTGAAGCTGTTGTTGCTTTAGCTTTAAGAGAAGATATGGTTCTAACCTTTAAAGGTGTTGTAGAAGGATACATAGCTCTTGAGATTAGAGGTTCAAAAGGGTTTGGCTATGACCCTATATTTGTGCCAAAAGAAGGTGAAGGTAAAACTTTTGCCGAAATGGATATACATGAGAAGAACATGTATTCGCATAGAGGAAAGGCTTTTAGATCGTTGGGGATGTGGATAAATATGAATATAGATAAGCTTAAATACATAGTACTCTAA
- a CDS encoding TGS domain-containing protein translates to MVTNLPAEAKAKFAKYMDAKTPEEKLRALEEFLSSVPKHKGTENLVRWARRRMAELREEIDERKKKKSGGGISFFVEKEGAAQVVIIGMTKVGKSSFLKVLTNANVQISDVPYTTKFPAVGMLRYEDIQFQLVESPAIIPEGGGWNTKVVGLAKNSDGIVLMLDATRDIVDDFLLIKNFLEEHGLYIEKPKGYVHVERRYGGGIRIINYGKLLCTEEDISKLLNSYRIYHAVVKVYGEIGIDDVERSIYETTIYKPTIVVVNKVDLDKSLKSIEILRPILPSDIPVLAVSASYRIGLENIGSTIFKVLDLIRIYTKPPLGKPSEKPLVVKKGTTVLDVAKIIHKELYEKFAYARIWGASAKYPGQRVGADHVLEDRDIVEINTKK, encoded by the coding sequence GTGGTTACCAATCTGCCCGCTGAAGCAAAGGCTAAATTCGCTAAATATATGGATGCTAAAACACCTGAGGAGAAATTAAGAGCATTAGAGGAGTTTCTTTCATCAGTTCCTAAACACAAAGGAACTGAAAACCTTGTTAGATGGGCAAGGCGAAGAATGGCTGAACTAAGGGAAGAAATAGATGAGAGAAAAAAGAAGAAATCAGGTGGTGGTATATCGTTTTTTGTTGAAAAGGAGGGTGCAGCTCAAGTAGTTATCATAGGGATGACGAAAGTTGGTAAGAGTTCTTTCCTAAAGGTGCTCACAAATGCAAATGTTCAAATATCGGATGTACCATATACAACAAAGTTTCCAGCGGTGGGCATGCTGCGTTACGAAGATATACAGTTTCAATTAGTTGAATCACCAGCAATAATACCTGAAGGAGGTGGGTGGAACACAAAGGTTGTGGGTTTGGCAAAGAATAGTGATGGAATAGTATTGATGTTGGATGCAACACGGGATATTGTTGATGATTTTCTCCTTATTAAAAACTTTCTCGAAGAGCACGGACTGTATATAGAAAAACCTAAAGGATACGTACATGTTGAACGCAGATATGGGGGAGGTATAAGGATCATAAATTACGGTAAACTCCTGTGTACTGAAGAAGATATATCAAAACTTCTAAATAGCTATAGAATATATCATGCTGTTGTAAAGGTATACGGGGAAATCGGTATCGATGATGTTGAGAGATCCATATACGAAACCACCATATATAAACCAACAATAGTTGTTGTAAATAAGGTAGATTTAGATAAATCTCTAAAAAGCATAGAAATACTTAGACCTATCTTACCAAGCGATATACCCGTGCTTGCAGTATCAGCATCATACAGAATTGGTCTCGAAAATATAGGGTCCACTATATTCAAGGTACTAGATCTGATAAGAATATACACTAAACCACCTCTAGGTAAACCATCAGAAAAACCACTTGTGGTGAAGAAAGGTACAACGGTTCTAGATGTAGCTAAAATTATACACAAAGAGCTCTATGAAAAATTTGCTTATGCACGCATATGGGGAGCTTCAGCAAAATATCCAGGACAAAGAGTTGGCGCAGATCATGTTCTAGAAGATAGAGATATTGTTGAAATCAATACAAAGAAGTGA
- a CDS encoding DUF2286 domain-containing protein — MKILIIRSEDGEVKEQRIIEGTLDKSLKDTVIKALELWNPQKSDLVVVKHKHEVNVNLPITKEQYELYSQFNLKRFGDRAVFELPIYIISFENEWVEDQIRDSKVFVVAPYVDEATSSKVLELAKNITSEEAEEEIEEE; from the coding sequence TTGAAGATACTCATAATACGCTCAGAAGATGGTGAAGTAAAGGAACAACGGATAATTGAAGGAACATTAGATAAATCTCTCAAAGATACCGTAATTAAAGCACTTGAGTTATGGAATCCTCAGAAGTCTGACCTCGTTGTCGTTAAACATAAACATGAAGTAAATGTGAATTTACCGATAACAAAAGAACAATACGAGCTCTACTCACAATTCAATCTTAAGAGATTTGGAGATAGAGCTGTATTCGAGCTTCCTATATACATTATTAGTTTTGAAAACGAATGGGTTGAAGATCAGATTAGAGACTCTAAGGTTTTTGTAGTTGCTCCATACGTTGATGAAGCTACATCTAGTAAGGTTCTCGAACTTGCTAAAAACATTACATCTGAAGAAGCTGAAGAAGAAATTGAAGAAGAATGA
- a CDS encoding KEOPS complex subunit Pcc1 codes for MNMYVEINIHTGSNEKCLSVLSAIEPDNYSAPYGVSIQMECIKDTLVVRTGFLGSKLLTFRNTVDDILEHVSISIKTVKMLSEYSQSK; via the coding sequence ATGAATATGTATGTAGAAATCAATATACATACAGGCAGTAACGAGAAATGCCTGAGCGTATTGTCAGCTATAGAACCTGATAACTATTCTGCCCCATATGGAGTATCTATACAGATGGAGTGTATTAAAGATACCTTAGTAGTACGAACAGGGTTTTTGGGCTCTAAATTGTTAACCTTTAGAAATACCGTAGACGATATACTGGAACATGTATCAATATCAATAAAAACAGTAAAAATGCTATCAGAGTACAGCCAAAGTAAATGA
- a CDS encoding 30S ribosomal protein S24e, with product MDLEKKLGKKGKTVKLDEKTSIMITNENVNRLLKRIELDLYIDHVFSGTPSKSLLKNVIANLYNVPEENVIVKNIESRYGLGTSIAHIHVYSDTDYMKRVELKHILRRNNVQI from the coding sequence ATGGATCTAGAGAAAAAATTGGGTAAGAAGGGTAAAACAGTTAAATTAGACGAAAAAACATCGATAATGATAACGAATGAAAATGTAAATAGATTATTGAAAAGGATAGAGCTAGATCTGTACATAGATCACGTATTTAGTGGAACTCCATCAAAAAGTTTGCTAAAAAATGTTATAGCCAACCTGTATAACGTACCCGAAGAAAATGTTATTGTTAAAAACATAGAGAGCAGATATGGTTTAGGCACATCAATAGCTCATATACATGTATATAGTGATACAGACTATATGAAGAGAGTTGAACTAAAGCATATATTGAGGAGAAATAATGTACAGATATAG
- a CDS encoding chromatin protein Cren7: MTKGGKGGKDSRGNICPKCGTTVEPSKTWQLVSPLPDSQGRITITVMGSYECPTCGYRWRGVVTKMKVGEDVEIEGAKKSVKLSKESSKSSRPAPVIELDLEELESEEE, from the coding sequence ATGACTAAAGGAGGAAAGGGTGGTAAGGACTCGCGGGGAAACATATGCCCCAAATGTGGTACAACTGTAGAGCCATCTAAAACATGGCAATTAGTTTCACCTTTACCTGATAGTCAAGGTAGAATAACGATAACCGTTATGGGTAGTTATGAGTGTCCTACATGTGGATACAGATGGAGGGGTGTTGTAACTAAAATGAAAGTTGGAGAAGATGTTGAGATAGAAGGCGCTAAAAAGAGTGTTAAATTATCTAAGGAGAGCTCAAAATCTAGTAGACCTGCCCCCGTTATAGAGCTGGATCTTGAAGAACTAGAGAGTGAGGAAGAATAG
- a CDS encoding sugar phosphate nucleotidyltransferase codes for MKVLIGIVLAAGKGKRLCPLTETRPKILLPILGQPVIYRHIDLLKKLGIDKVVVVVSHFREKVVEVVKDIANDIGVEVDFVDQKEELGTGHAVKVVLRKYEDDAVISYGDIYIQHTKLLPSLIDVVRRKDNYIVGVEVGDISRYGKLIVDGDRVLGVIEKPSEGGRGLINAGIYVVKGSVLKLVEEIGLSPRREYELTDLISIANEKGYTFKFIKIESEWWQDIGYPWDFLKSVKLELSDIRSRVIKGEIDHSVTIKGAVVVDEGAVVKGSTYIEGPVYIGKDTVIGPNSYLRPYTSIERGSHIGFSVEVKESIVLEKSHAAHLTYIGDSIIGENVNLGAGTLIANLRFDEKTVKVSIDGIRIDTGRRKMGAIIGGYVRTGVNVSIMPGVKIGSYSIIYPGVTVYRDIPPNAIVDRDWI; via the coding sequence GTGAAGGTTTTGATAGGTATTGTATTGGCTGCTGGGAAGGGTAAGAGATTATGTCCACTGACAGAAACACGTCCCAAGATTCTCCTTCCCATTCTTGGACAACCAGTTATATATAGGCATATTGATTTATTGAAGAAACTAGGTATTGATAAGGTAGTTGTTGTAGTATCTCATTTTAGAGAAAAGGTTGTGGAGGTTGTTAAGGATATAGCTAATGATATTGGTGTAGAAGTGGATTTTGTTGATCAGAAGGAGGAACTTGGTACAGGTCATGCAGTTAAGGTCGTTTTAAGGAAATATGAAGACGATGCTGTCATAAGTTATGGAGATATATACATTCAGCATACAAAGCTTCTTCCGAGTCTTATTGATGTTGTTAGACGTAAAGATAACTATATCGTAGGCGTGGAAGTCGGTGATATTTCTCGATATGGTAAGCTTATAGTTGATGGTGATAGAGTATTAGGTGTGATTGAGAAACCTTCTGAAGGTGGTAGAGGTTTAATTAATGCAGGTATATATGTTGTTAAGGGTAGTGTTCTTAAGCTTGTAGAAGAGATAGGATTATCTCCTAGGAGAGAATATGAATTAACAGACCTAATATCTATAGCTAATGAAAAAGGGTATACGTTCAAGTTTATTAAAATTGAGAGTGAATGGTGGCAAGACATAGGATATCCATGGGATTTCTTGAAGTCTGTTAAACTTGAGCTTTCAGACATCAGATCAAGAGTTATTAAGGGCGAGATAGATCATAGTGTAACTATTAAAGGAGCTGTAGTAGTAGACGAGGGAGCAGTTGTTAAAGGATCTACCTATATAGAGGGACCCGTATACATAGGCAAAGATACTGTGATAGGACCTAATAGCTATCTAAGACCATATACTTCAATAGAAAGAGGAAGCCATATAGGATTCTCTGTAGAGGTAAAAGAAAGTATAGTACTTGAGAAATCACATGCAGCTCATCTAACATACATAGGTGATAGCATTATAGGAGAAAACGTGAATCTTGGAGCAGGAACACTAATTGCAAACCTAAGATTTGACGAAAAAACAGTTAAGGTATCTATCGATGGAATAAGAATAGATACAGGTAGAAGGAAAATGGGTGCAATAATAGGGGGATACGTAAGAACAGGCGTAAACGTATCAATAATGCCGGGAGTAAAGATAGGCTCATACTCAATAATATATCCAGGCGTAACAGTATATAGAGATATTCCTCCAAACGCAATCGTAGATAGAGACTGGATATAG
- a CDS encoding Kae1-associated kinase Bud32, producing the protein MEIDLKKALSSLLDERVLLFLPNGEEIKDMLKDVKIIAMGAEAVIAKAVFLDIDVIIKWRFPKPYMPQHLDTEFRRIRTSTEAKALFKSIVIGIKVPIPLYIDDDTGLLIMSFIDGVSLRDTMDSFSIENVCEICRKIGICVAKLHENSIAHGDITTSNILIEKGSKDVYIIDFGLTNFTSRLEDQAIDVHIFFRSIESTHHNFEDLAKKCFIEGYRQIRGNYTKKVLETVNNIRKMGRYVAERKIKSIWKSQ; encoded by the coding sequence TTGGAGATAGATTTGAAGAAAGCTTTATCAAGTCTTTTAGATGAACGTGTACTTCTGTTTCTACCAAATGGTGAAGAAATTAAGGATATGCTTAAGGATGTGAAGATAATAGCTATGGGTGCTGAAGCTGTTATAGCTAAAGCAGTATTCCTCGATATCGATGTAATTATAAAGTGGAGATTTCCCAAACCATATATGCCTCAGCATCTCGATACCGAGTTTAGAAGGATTAGAACTTCTACAGAAGCTAAAGCATTATTCAAGTCTATAGTCATCGGTATTAAGGTGCCTATACCGCTCTATATAGATGATGATACTGGACTGCTCATAATGAGCTTCATAGATGGGGTTTCACTGCGAGACACAATGGATAGTTTCTCTATCGAGAATGTATGTGAGATATGTAGAAAGATAGGGATATGCGTAGCAAAATTGCATGAGAACTCTATAGCTCATGGAGATATAACGACAAGTAATATATTGATCGAGAAAGGCAGTAAAGATGTTTATATAATAGATTTTGGATTAACAAATTTCACTAGCAGATTGGAGGATCAGGCTATTGATGTACATATATTCTTTCGATCAATAGAAAGTACTCACCACAATTTCGAAGATCTGGCAAAAAAATGTTTTATCGAGGGATATAGACAGATCAGGGGAAACTATACAAAAAAAGTTCTAGAGACAGTCAATAATATAAGGAAGATGGGTAGATATGTAGCTGAAAGAAAGATAAAGAGTATATGGAAATCACAATGA